Proteins encoded in a region of the Magallana gigas chromosome 8, xbMagGiga1.1, whole genome shotgun sequence genome:
- the LOC117690084 gene encoding 5-hydroxytryptamine receptor 4-like — protein sequence MENATLNHSQTHVKCEEHEIIGSRTWRILCTIILFIIVILTVYGNIMLIVKVVKRKQFHRKIYVFVVSLAVADGCVGLLVMTLSIVHGLLGVALVRETMADRALFVLDCLFTTSSVLHFTCMNIDRFVAVSKPFKYFQIMCRKVVVVLICLCWLVSFSLSLTIIFATEENKCENLFIVKGLAAVLGSLIAFYIPLSLNIFASVNIYRKVSNRKKEMFNHIGENYSGDSQRGRKLETRVTKTLIVLQSAFIAFTTPFFVLMVLENTFGFQNSKRTWFFISWLEYCNSTINPYLFYFMNKRLKNTDESGNSNLTVDTNKLRCSIKLIFFTEITENRRV from the coding sequence ATGGAGAATGCTACCTTAAATCATTCACAGACACATGTAAAATGTGAAGAGCATGAAATCATAGGAAGCAGAACCTGGAGAATATTGTGTACGATTATTCTATTCATCATCGTGATATTAACTGTGTACGGCAACATTATGCTGATTGTCAAAGTGGTGAAAAGGAAGCAGTTTCATAGAAAAATCTATGTGTTCGTTGTGTCCCTGGCCGTAGCGGACGGTTGTGTGGGCCTGCTCGTGATGACTCTTTCCATTGTCCACGGACTACTGGGTGTAGCACTGGTCAGAGAGACGATGGCCGACCGTGCACTGTTCGTGTTAGACTGCTTGTTCACAACGTCATCTGTGTTACACTTCACGTGTATGAACATCGACAGATTCGTGGCCGTGAGCAAGCCGTTCAAGTATTTCCAAATCATGTGCAGGAAAGTCGTAGTTGTACTCATTTGTCTATGCTGGCTCGTgtctttttctctttctttgaCCATTATTTTTGCCACCGAAGAAAACAAGTGCGAAAACTTATTCATTGTTAAGGGACTTGCTGCAGTTCTCGGATCTCTCATTGCGTTTTACATTCCACTGAGTTTGAATATATTTGCAAGTGTGAATATTTATCGAAAAGTGAGCAAcagaaaaaaggaaatgtttAACCACATTGGCGAAAATTATTCCGGTGATAGCCAAAGGGGTAGGAAACTCGAGACGAGAGTGACGAAAACTTTGATAGTTCTGCAGAGCGCATTTATCGCGTTTACAACTCCATTCTTTGTCCTTATGGTTCTTGAAAACACATTTGGATTTCAAAACTCGAAAAGGACTTGGTTTTTCATATCGTGGTTGGAATATTGTAACTCTACCATTAATCCatatctattttatttcatgaataaGCGATTGAAAAATACAGACGAAAGCGGAAATTCAAATTTGACAGTTGATACCAACAAACTTCGATGttcaattaaattgatttttttcaccgaGATTACTGAAAACAGGAGGGTTTGA